The following are from one region of the Methanospirillum hungatei genome:
- a CDS encoding EFR1 family ferrodoxin (N-terminal region resembles flavodoxins. C-terminal ferrodoxin region binds two 4Fe-4S clusters.), with translation MHTTIYYFTGTGNSLSVARKIRDILSDTDLVPICPLMQSEEEIISPEGRVGIICPVYDAGVPVIVRNFLKRLNTGNTAYVFGIVTLGGTGGSALKMMDVTLLEKNPTGLNAGFLIRMPNNFPPVSTPPSGEKIMSILSSADVEINRITEIIRECKNQKIGMYPISSLMQTVLYGGFVRGVHKADEKFSVSDTCTSCGICVSVCPTENISLEDGKPVYHHQCELCCACLNFCPVQAIDLNLMRGTKGRGRYHYPEVTVRDMIGQKNL, from the coding sequence ATGCATACAACAATATATTATTTTACTGGAACTGGAAATTCTCTATCGGTAGCCAGAAAGATTAGAGACATCCTAAGTGATACTGATCTCGTTCCTATTTGCCCTCTGATGCAGTCTGAAGAAGAAATTATCAGCCCTGAGGGAAGAGTTGGTATCATCTGTCCGGTATATGATGCTGGAGTTCCCGTCATCGTCCGAAATTTTCTCAAGCGGCTAAACACAGGTAATACAGCATATGTTTTTGGTATTGTGACCCTGGGAGGGACAGGTGGTTCTGCCTTGAAGATGATGGATGTTACTCTTCTCGAGAAAAATCCGACCGGACTTAATGCCGGATTTTTAATCAGAATGCCCAATAATTTCCCTCCTGTTTCTACTCCCCCTTCAGGAGAAAAAATTATGTCCATTCTGTCATCTGCGGATGTTGAAATAAACCGGATCACAGAAATAATCAGGGAATGTAAAAATCAGAAAATTGGGATGTACCCCATCTCTTCTCTCATGCAGACTGTATTATATGGCGGATTTGTCAGAGGAGTTCATAAGGCCGATGAAAAATTCTCAGTTTCAGATACCTGTACCTCCTGTGGGATTTGTGTCTCTGTCTGTCCGACTGAAAACATTTCGCTTGAAGACGGAAAGCCTGTTTATCATCATCAGTGCGAACTCTGTTGTGCCTGTTTGAATTTTTGTCCGGTTCAGGCTATTGATCTGAATCTCATGAGGGGAACGAAAGGAAGGGGCAGGTATCATTATCCGGAGGTAACGGTCAGGGATATGATAGGGCAAAAAAACTTATAA
- a CDS encoding flavodoxin family protein — MKTAIIYHSHSGITKNVIQKIHDEISADIIEVTPIHPYSSLMVIPKGCYRALRGLHDSVLPEKIEVSAYDLLIIASPVWAGKPTPVINGGIEGLTGCQGKHAFVLLTCKSTESGEQALISMVERLKAKGISISGTVVLDQAGSIEIETIQTVIRDISSL; from the coding sequence ATGAAAACTGCAATTATTTATCATTCCCATTCCGGGATAACCAAAAATGTAATTCAGAAGATACATGATGAGATATCTGCCGATATTATTGAAGTAACCCCAATACATCCGTATTCATCTCTCATGGTAATTCCAAAAGGATGCTACCGGGCTTTAAGAGGATTACATGATTCTGTTCTCCCAGAAAAAATTGAAGTATCTGCTTATGACCTCCTTATTATTGCCTCACCGGTTTGGGCAGGAAAACCAACACCTGTAATTAATGGAGGAATTGAAGGTCTCACAGGATGCCAGGGTAAACATGCCTTTGTATTACTGACTTGTAAAAGTACAGAGAGTGGTGAGCAAGCACTTATATCGATGGTAGAACGGCTGAAAGCAAAAGGAATCTCCATATCCGGCACTGTGGTGCTTGATCAGGCAGGATCAATAGAGATTGAAACCATTCAAACTGTCATCCGCGATATCTCATCTCTGTGA
- a CDS encoding ATP-binding protein — translation MFSLLWVDDDILFLSLVIAETKMWAHIQVKTVLNEEEAEKILAKNRIDMVISEYLLPEKSGIDLLRHIKSRYGELPFLLLTGHGNEDVAIEASRYGATGYFRKTGDIIAQLNEIYGIVRIEMVRKEKRESHKLQELPSRSILNIQQSFLLRINLNMVVLFCNPVLLATIHISSKDIIGENFLNYIIKSDRGPFVDAIMKLSSESPNISFKFRLFPADNKTQKIWTEWIWTAFFDNDGSCNFIQGIGIDLEKNLETSRREEQYFTNLEFLSRTAMKLLDIEDQQTLYQFIGDTILEIVPDSYITVGAIDKKNHTLILKTVVASEDILPIVRKELGSNITGYAYPLSLDPSAEVVFLKKGPVRAPSLYYLLFHMVPEEKCKRIEEMLSLGDSYILGFSSQGEAFGHVAITLKKGHELENRELLEAFVSQASVACLRLHTLQELIESEERYKAVVESQTDVILRFRPDGTHIFANDAFFTYFDITPEELAERTIIPFIFNEDFELLKKHLTKLTASDPISTIEIRLILNDGSIRWQQLNIRAIFTPDGELIEYQAVGRDITQRKCAEDELVTLYAELEEKVKERTRELSAVNNDLSMYTYSVTHDLRAPLRAIDGFTAIFLEKYTKDLPSESIRLLEIIRKNVAKMNQLIDSLFFLSKSTHHILQKDMIHMEQLVREVLEELLIDNKKRDIITIIGPIPNGYADKVLIRQVFVNLFSNALKFTRLKPQTIIEIGFGPSSGEFAYFIRDNGIGFDMNYGDRIFKLFERVHFGNEYEGSGIGLAIVKQIIDRHGGKIWAESSPGKGSVFYFTLGPEKTLDPVI, via the coding sequence ATGTTCTCTCTGCTCTGGGTGGATGATGACATACTCTTCCTTTCACTCGTCATCGCAGAGACAAAAATGTGGGCCCATATTCAAGTAAAAACTGTTTTGAACGAGGAGGAAGCTGAGAAGATCCTGGCAAAGAACAGGATTGATATGGTGATATCTGAGTATTTACTCCCTGAAAAAAGTGGTATCGATCTTCTTCGACATATCAAATCAAGATATGGGGAACTCCCTTTTTTATTACTAACAGGGCATGGTAATGAAGATGTAGCCATTGAAGCCTCACGGTATGGAGCAACAGGATATTTTCGAAAAACCGGAGATATTATTGCACAATTAAATGAAATCTATGGTATTGTCCGGATTGAAATGGTGCGCAAGGAAAAACGCGAGTCGCATAAATTACAAGAGTTACCTTCTCGAAGCATTCTGAATATACAACAATCGTTTCTTCTTCGGATTAACCTGAATATGGTTGTATTATTTTGCAATCCTGTGTTATTAGCCACTATTCATATTTCTTCTAAAGACATTATCGGGGAGAATTTTTTAAATTACATTATTAAATCCGATAGAGGGCCTTTTGTAGATGCAATAATGAAACTTTCTTCAGAATCACCGAATATTTCATTTAAGTTTCGTCTCTTTCCTGCAGATAATAAAACCCAAAAAATATGGACTGAATGGATATGGACTGCATTTTTTGATAACGATGGTAGTTGTAACTTTATTCAGGGGATAGGAATAGATTTAGAGAAAAATTTGGAAACATCAAGGAGGGAAGAACAGTATTTTACCAATCTGGAGTTTTTATCCAGGACTGCCATGAAACTACTTGATATTGAAGATCAACAGACTTTGTACCAATTTATCGGCGATACTATACTTGAAATCGTTCCTGATTCATATATTACCGTTGGAGCAATAGATAAGAAAAATCACACACTTATTTTAAAAACCGTGGTTGCTTCGGAGGATATCCTTCCAATTGTCAGAAAGGAACTTGGAAGTAATATTACCGGTTATGCGTATCCACTTTCATTAGATCCCTCTGCTGAAGTAGTATTTTTAAAAAAAGGACCCGTAAGAGCCCCATCACTCTATTATTTACTCTTTCACATGGTTCCTGAAGAAAAATGCAAGAGAATAGAAGAGATGTTATCACTTGGGGATAGTTATATTCTGGGATTTTCAAGTCAGGGAGAAGCATTTGGTCATGTAGCAATAACTCTGAAAAAGGGACATGAACTGGAAAATCGTGAATTATTAGAAGCATTTGTATCACAGGCTTCAGTTGCATGTCTCCGGCTACACACCCTGCAGGAACTTATTGAAAGTGAGGAACGATATAAAGCGGTTGTTGAAAGTCAGACGGATGTTATCTTACGCTTCAGACCCGATGGTACTCATATCTTTGCTAATGATGCATTTTTTACATATTTTGATATCACACCTGAAGAATTGGCCGAACGAACAATTATCCCGTTTATTTTTAATGAAGATTTTGAATTATTAAAAAAACACCTCACTAAACTCACCGCTTCTGATCCAATCTCAACCATAGAGATACGTCTGATCCTGAATGATGGTTCTATCAGATGGCAACAATTGAATATCAGGGCTATTTTCACCCCTGATGGAGAATTGATAGAATATCAGGCTGTTGGTCGTGATATTACCCAGCGAAAATGTGCTGAAGATGAACTGGTTACATTATATGCTGAGCTGGAAGAGAAAGTCAAAGAGAGGACACGTGAACTCTCAGCAGTGAATAATGATCTTTCTATGTATACCTATTCTGTCACCCATGATCTACGGGCACCTCTTCGTGCGATAGATGGATTTACTGCTATTTTTTTAGAAAAATATACAAAGGATCTTCCTTCAGAGTCGATTCGTCTTCTAGAAATAATTCGGAAAAACGTAGCGAAAATGAATCAGTTGATCGATTCGCTTTTTTTTCTTTCAAAATCCACACATCATATCCTTCAAAAAGACATGATTCATATGGAACAACTTGTCAGGGAAGTTCTTGAGGAATTACTGATAGACAATAAAAAAAGAGATATAATTACCATTATTGGACCTATTCCTAACGGGTATGCAGATAAAGTTCTCATTCGACAGGTGTTTGTAAACCTTTTTTCGAATGCACTAAAATTTACCCGTTTAAAACCTCAAACAATCATCGAAATAGGATTTGGGCCCTCAAGTGGAGAATTTGCATATTTTATTCGGGATAATGGAATTGGATTTGATATGAATTATGGAGATCGTATCTTCAAATTATTTGAACGAGTTCATTTCGGGAATGAGTACGAAGGATCAGGAATTGGTCTGGCAATTGTAAAACAGATTATTGATCGACATGGCGGAAAAATCTGGGCTGAATCTTCTCCTGGAAAAGGGTCTGTTTTTTATTTTACTCTTGGTCCGGAAAAAACTTTAGATCCGGTCATATGA
- a CDS encoding TIGR03557 family F420-dependent LLM class oxidoreductase, producing the protein METKVGYFASIEQYKPMDALEQSVRAEKVGFDSIWVDDHFHPWYHSDAQSGQAWAWMGATLQATKKVFVSTCITCPILRYNPGVVAQTFATLRQMYPKRVGVAVGAGEALNEVPVTGQWPSVPERQEMTIEAIEVMRKLWESKTPVTFKGKYYTLEKAFMYTKPEDEVPLYFSGMGPKGAKLAGIHGDHLMTVSADTETLKNVTIPKFEEGAKEAGKDPKKMEKAMLIWYSVDPDFEKAVEGNRFWAGCLVPAMFKYRVSDPPEVELHANAVGSEMIKKNFLCATDAEGLIHEIERFKNAGITHFCLGNSSPNVNYGIDIFKDVIPAVKD; encoded by the coding sequence ATGGAAACAAAAGTAGGCTATTTTGCGTCTATTGAGCAGTATAAACCAATGGATGCTCTTGAACAATCAGTCAGAGCAGAAAAAGTAGGTTTTGATTCTATCTGGGTTGATGATCATTTTCACCCGTGGTACCACTCAGATGCCCAGTCAGGTCAAGCTTGGGCATGGATGGGTGCAACATTACAGGCGACCAAAAAAGTATTTGTCTCTACATGTATTACATGCCCAATTTTAAGATATAATCCTGGTGTTGTTGCCCAGACGTTTGCAACACTTCGTCAAATGTACCCAAAACGAGTTGGAGTTGCAGTTGGAGCAGGTGAAGCACTTAATGAAGTTCCGGTAACTGGGCAATGGCCGAGTGTTCCTGAACGTCAAGAGATGACGATTGAAGCCATAGAGGTTATGAGAAAACTTTGGGAGAGTAAAACACCCGTTACATTTAAAGGAAAATATTACACCCTCGAAAAAGCGTTTATGTATACAAAGCCAGAAGATGAAGTACCCCTCTATTTTAGTGGTATGGGCCCTAAGGGAGCAAAGCTCGCCGGAATACACGGCGACCATTTAATGACCGTTTCTGCCGATACAGAAACCTTAAAAAACGTTACCATTCCAAAATTTGAAGAAGGTGCAAAAGAAGCTGGGAAAGATCCAAAAAAAATGGAGAAAGCCATGTTAATATGGTATTCCGTGGATCCGGATTTCGAAAAGGCGGTCGAAGGGAACCGGTTCTGGGCTGGGTGTTTAGTTCCTGCTATGTTTAAGTACCGTGTCAGTGATCCACCCGAAGTAGAACTTCATGCAAATGCAGTCGGATCTGAAATGATTAAGAAAAACTTCTTATGTGCAACCGATGCAGAAGGTCTAATTCATGAGATCGAGCGGTTTAAGAATGCAGGTATAACTCATTTCTGCCTTGGTAACTCAAGTCCAAATGTCAATTATGGAATTGATATATTCAAAGATGTCATTCCTGCTGTAAAGGATTGA
- a CDS encoding 4Fe-4S binding protein, translating to MNRQQIRRVILFWMFITLPIILVYISPIILLRGVSEGIITGIMVLINITFIASLFFGRFWCGWFCPMGAEQEICGEIQKSPVSGEKLSFIKYGI from the coding sequence ATGAACAGACAACAGATAAGGAGAGTTATTCTCTTCTGGATGTTTATCACCCTCCCGATAATTCTTGTGTATATTTCCCCAATTATTCTGCTCAGAGGAGTGTCAGAAGGCATAATAACCGGAATCATGGTGCTTATTAACATAACCTTTATAGCATCGCTCTTTTTTGGTCGATTCTGGTGTGGCTGGTTCTGTCCTATGGGAGCAGAGCAGGAAATATGTGGAGAAATTCAAAAAAGTCCAGTCTCTGGAGAAAAACTAAGCTTTATAAAATACGGAATCTAG
- a CDS encoding PAS domain S-box protein, whose protein sequence is MKDDEYVSVSNDSSAPNKKKDKGPLHQIHRFFGRLKLRTVLTLLFGLVVVLAICITGLLAFQNSQYSANELAGQLQHEVANRISDQLDSYLQVPHFVNQLSIDSFKHNRVSVHDTEDLKEYFLELSHQFDTVEAICYGHEKEGNYTIISKVGSPGLATGKERYYGISNQNTNFSFVEYHLFPDGRTGEKTITIPDYDPRTRPWYQEAVQAKEPVWTPIYMWLEGIVSIDAVRPVYSDTGELLGVMDTALTLSGISDFLQKIEISPHGQAFIIEKSGVLVASSTVREPYVNENGTLVRLSASACKDPVIQRTSHYLLEHLGNQTIISSKQFQCDYGGTRQLVQISPYQDQYGLDWLIVVVIPESDIMGSIYAHNQITFIFLICAIIGTIILCIFLARYITKPVLSMNRAAKALARGDFSLWTDLDRDDELGELSHSFSQMAVQLRTMFSSLKASEERYLSLFQSSADAIFLLDTCTLLEMNRAAEEMFQISAVDACGKEASSLFDEIGPVICEMINSYRLENNEYLSKTISRINNDGEQYLNIQITKIPEDNRILSLVHIRDITKERQAIISFAEQEALQKSFSQIQMILQLLPDPTFVIDADGYVLFWNRAFEKLTGYSSASMIGKGDYEYSVPIHGIKRPVLIDLVLHPEISSDNLYDRIEQEGDIIKSSFWVDISGEMKYISAIAACLYDSTGTIIGAIETIRDITTLKQAEEALLVANNKLNLLSSITRHDILNKIMISKAYLSFIEEIDLNPDQKTYMDAIKRSLSEIEHFVSFSKTYQELGMKVPEWQDVGEIFRRAEKEIDTGNITVNIAISGIFILVDPLFEKVCYNLIENAIRHGEKLTRIDITSYEANTGLLIKIKDDGVGIPDDQKKLIFERGFGKNTGYGLFLTREILSISSITISEQGSFGDGCLFVIDVPKGKYHIDEQS, encoded by the coding sequence ATGAAAGATGATGAATACGTATCGGTTTCAAATGACTCATCTGCCCCAAATAAAAAGAAAGATAAAGGGCCCCTTCATCAGATTCATCGCTTTTTTGGCCGGTTGAAATTAAGGACCGTGCTTACCCTTCTTTTTGGATTGGTTGTAGTTCTTGCAATTTGTATTACTGGATTGTTAGCATTTCAAAACAGCCAATATAGTGCAAATGAACTTGCAGGTCAGCTACAACATGAAGTAGCGAACAGAATATCAGATCAGCTCGATTCTTACCTGCAGGTTCCCCACTTTGTTAACCAACTCAGCATTGACTCATTTAAACATAATCGTGTGTCTGTTCATGATACAGAAGATTTAAAAGAATACTTTCTGGAATTATCACACCAATTTGATACTGTAGAAGCTATTTGTTATGGACATGAGAAAGAGGGTAATTATACCATTATTTCAAAAGTTGGATCACCAGGTCTTGCAACAGGAAAAGAACGATATTATGGAATTTCAAATCAGAACACAAATTTTTCCTTTGTAGAATACCATTTATTTCCGGATGGTCGGACTGGAGAAAAAACAATCACCATTCCAGATTACGATCCCCGTACCAGACCCTGGTACCAGGAAGCAGTTCAGGCAAAAGAACCTGTCTGGACACCGATTTATATGTGGCTTGAGGGAATAGTCAGTATAGATGCAGTTCGTCCTGTCTATTCTGATACTGGTGAATTACTTGGGGTTATGGATACTGCTCTGACTTTATCTGGTATTAGTGACTTTTTACAAAAAATCGAGATATCACCACACGGTCAGGCTTTTATCATTGAAAAATCGGGTGTACTTGTCGCTTCTTCAACGGTCCGGGAACCATATGTTAATGAAAATGGGACGCTTGTTCGCCTATCTGCTTCAGCCTGTAAAGATCCAGTAATTCAGAGAACATCTCATTACTTATTAGAACATTTAGGCAATCAAACAATTATAAGCTCAAAACAGTTCCAGTGTGATTATGGGGGAACCAGACAACTTGTTCAAATCTCTCCATACCAGGATCAATATGGACTTGACTGGCTCATTGTGGTTGTCATTCCTGAATCTGATATTATGGGTAGTATTTATGCTCATAATCAGATAACGTTTATATTTTTAATTTGTGCGATTATTGGGACAATTATACTTTGTATATTTCTGGCGAGATATATCACAAAACCAGTTTTATCCATGAATAGGGCTGCAAAAGCTCTTGCACGCGGAGATTTCTCATTGTGGACTGATCTTGATAGGGATGATGAACTTGGAGAACTATCACATTCATTTAGTCAAATGGCAGTTCAACTTCGGACCATGTTCTCATCACTTAAAGCGAGTGAAGAACGATATCTGAGCCTTTTTCAGTCATCAGCAGATGCTATTTTCCTTCTTGATACATGTACCTTGCTTGAGATGAACCGGGCTGCTGAAGAGATGTTTCAGATTTCTGCTGTGGATGCATGTGGAAAAGAGGCTTCATCGCTTTTTGATGAGATCGGTCCGGTAATTTGTGAAATGATTAATTCATACCGATTGGAAAATAATGAATATCTGTCTAAAACCATCTCCAGGATCAATAATGACGGAGAGCAGTACCTCAATATTCAGATAACCAAGATCCCAGAAGACAACAGGATATTAAGTCTTGTTCATATCAGAGATATTACAAAAGAGCGTCAGGCAATAATTTCATTCGCCGAACAGGAAGCACTTCAGAAATCTTTCTCTCAAATTCAAATGATCCTGCAGCTTCTCCCTGATCCGACTTTTGTAATAGATGCTGATGGATATGTTCTCTTCTGGAACAGAGCATTTGAGAAACTGACTGGATATTCATCGGCCTCAATGATTGGAAAGGGAGATTATGAATATTCTGTTCCCATTCATGGAATAAAAAGACCAGTTCTCATTGACCTTGTACTTCATCCGGAAATTTCATCTGATAACTTATATGACCGAATTGAACAAGAAGGAGACATTATAAAATCCAGTTTCTGGGTTGATATCTCCGGAGAGATGAAATATATATCTGCAATCGCTGCGTGTCTTTATGATTCGACTGGAACCATTATCGGTGCCATCGAAACAATTCGTGATATTACTACTCTGAAACAAGCTGAAGAGGCATTGCTTGTTGCAAATAATAAATTGAACTTGTTATCCAGTATTACCAGACATGATATACTGAATAAAATCATGATTTCTAAAGCGTATCTTTCATTTATAGAAGAAATTGATCTGAACCCTGATCAAAAAACGTATATGGACGCCATAAAACGTTCTTTGAGTGAAATTGAGCATTTTGTCTCATTTTCCAAAACCTACCAGGAACTGGGGATGAAGGTTCCGGAGTGGCAGGATGTAGGTGAAATATTCCGCCGAGCAGAGAAAGAAATTGATACCGGAAATATTACGGTCAATATTGCTATATCTGGAATTTTCATTCTTGTTGATCCGTTATTTGAAAAAGTGTGTTATAATCTCATTGAAAATGCTATCAGGCATGGGGAAAAACTGACTCGGATTGATATTACATCATATGAGGCCAACACAGGTCTTCTGATAAAGATCAAAGACGATGGTGTAGGGATACCTGATGATCAGAAAAAATTAATCTTCGAGAGAGGGTTTGGCAAAAATACCGGGTATGGACTCTTTTTAACCCGGGAAATCCTATCCATCTCCTCTATTACTATCTCTGAACAAGGATCATTTGGAGATGGATGTCTGTTTGTAATAGATGTTCCAAAAGGAAAATACCACATTGATGAACAGTCTTAA
- a CDS encoding 4Fe-4S binding protein: protein MVWILNTGEIENYECILCASCADICPQNDISYTF, encoded by the coding sequence TTGGTCTGGATTCTAAACACTGGTGAGATAGAAAATTATGAGTGTATACTCTGTGCATCATGTGCAGATATCTGTCCACAAAATGATATCTCCTACACGTTTTAA
- the rsgA gene encoding ribosome small subunit-dependent GTPase A, which produces MQNNSDCDQPQITSLEEIGWDKEWDLIFSPYKGPYISGRVATAHKTKYDVLIPGEIISLPISGVMRSKNLHPVVGDFVVILNQDPTSRMIVSILDRRTCLSRGGAGESTGEQILAANIDTAFIVTDPGMDFNISRIERYLLIVRSSGAEPVIILNKTDTCDDTTSKINEIHTELGHIPVVAISALQKNGLDQLKEYLKPGKTIIFLGSSGVGKSTLMNALSGFNLQQTGSIREDDGKGRHTTTVRHLIVLPSKCSLIDTPGLREIRIWTAEDQVEELFQDIIRIARGCRFSDCSHQQEPGCAVRQAIDNGELLESRLERYRKILKEMSFEREKAEIGLKRFEKKKFKGISQLAHELHESPKWKAQR; this is translated from the coding sequence ATGCAGAATAATTCTGATTGTGATCAACCACAAATTACCTCTCTTGAAGAAATTGGATGGGATAAAGAATGGGATTTAATTTTTTCCCCATATAAAGGCCCGTATATATCTGGCAGAGTAGCAACTGCTCATAAAACGAAATATGATGTACTCATACCTGGAGAGATCATCTCATTACCTATTTCTGGAGTAATGAGATCTAAAAACCTCCACCCGGTAGTGGGAGATTTTGTTGTTATTTTAAATCAGGATCCAACATCCCGGATGATTGTATCAATATTAGACAGAAGAACCTGTCTGTCACGTGGAGGAGCCGGAGAATCAACCGGAGAACAAATATTAGCGGCAAATATTGACACGGCTTTTATTGTCACTGATCCAGGAATGGATTTTAATATCTCGCGGATTGAGAGATATCTCCTCATTGTAAGATCATCTGGAGCTGAGCCGGTAATCATCCTGAACAAAACCGATACATGTGATGATACCACATCCAAAATAAATGAAATTCATACAGAACTTGGACACATTCCGGTTGTTGCCATCAGTGCCCTTCAGAAAAACGGCCTCGATCAATTAAAAGAGTATCTGAAACCAGGAAAAACAATAATCTTTCTTGGATCATCAGGAGTAGGAAAATCAACACTGATGAATGCCCTTTCAGGATTTAATCTTCAACAAACGGGGAGTATCAGGGAGGATGATGGAAAAGGCCGGCACACCACTACTGTCCGTCACCTAATCGTACTTCCATCCAAGTGTTCACTGATTGATACTCCTGGGCTTCGGGAAATCCGGATCTGGACCGCTGAAGATCAGGTTGAGGAATTATTTCAGGATATTATCCGGATTGCCAGAGGATGCAGATTCTCTGATTGTTCTCACCAGCAGGAACCGGGTTGTGCTGTTAGACAGGCAATAGATAATGGTGAACTATTAGAGAGCCGATTAGAGCGATATCGAAAAATTCTGAAAGAAATGTCATTTGAAAGAGAAAAAGCTGAAATTGGATTAAAACGATTTGAAAAGAAAAAGTTCAAAGGGATAAGTCAGCTTGCTCATGAGCTTCATGAGAGTCCCAAGTGGAAAGCACAACGGTAA
- a CDS encoding cupin domain-containing protein gives MSSTLEKTTIFFPEQVVHADDMPWYSPPGWKGVFLKDLIGENQTYGKFSYHLVRVQENCEVPLHSHDTQWEWNAILGGNGTFILNKKEISVSKGQTFVTPPGVSHIIRAGNRDIVLLAMFVPPLG, from the coding sequence ATGTCGAGTACATTAGAAAAAACTACTATTTTTTTTCCTGAGCAGGTAGTACATGCTGATGATATGCCCTGGTATTCTCCACCTGGGTGGAAAGGAGTATTCCTAAAAGACTTAATCGGAGAAAACCAGACATATGGGAAATTTAGTTATCATCTTGTCCGGGTTCAGGAAAATTGTGAAGTCCCATTACACAGCCATGATACACAATGGGAGTGGAACGCAATTCTTGGAGGTAATGGTACTTTTATTCTCAATAAAAAAGAAATTTCGGTATCAAAAGGCCAGACATTTGTTACACCTCCAGGAGTATCACATATTATTCGTGCAGGGAATAGAGATATTGTTTTATTGGCGATGTTTGTTCCACCTTTAGGATGA